A single Eubalaena glacialis isolate mEubGla1 chromosome 18, mEubGla1.1.hap2.+ XY, whole genome shotgun sequence DNA region contains:
- the C18H16orf86 gene encoding uncharacterized protein C16orf86 homolog, with protein sequence MASAGAEKRPATQEGTALGQSQLTEVPGGHAQNSECPVMGDQCLVPAHEACQTQGEDKCPTGPVSEPKIQEERLKLEEERHKPEVQALEERGPRPMASIVRTSHGLKRKPVKLAPQAFLSPSLPGPSHQAHPRAEAEVPQGMPLQREERESSQSEPSPSAKQHKKAKKRKSVGTPVLPVVASTVSAPSETLGLERKAQRLRPLYQYINYCNPELNQAGEGDREAEAEVKPESELALVPEETGVEQLQALLPTAGELGSGLTLPCPNMFMTPTYTLVPLGEEAGKEPGGLPSLGVSGCLKAEMDKSTQVDINKMLSVCAAPLVPPLSPQYK encoded by the exons ATGGCCTCAGCAGGGGCTGAGAAGCGGCCAGCGACCCAAGAGGGAACAGCCTTGGGGCAGTCACAGCTTACGGAGGTGCCTGGTGGCCATGCGCAGAATTCTGAG TGTCCAGTTATGGGAGATCAGTGCCTGGTGCCAGCCCATGAGGCCTGCCAAACCCAGGGTGAAGACAAGTGTCCAACAGGACCAGTCTCAGAGCCAAAGATCCAGGAGGAAAGACTCAAGCTGGAGGAAGAGAGGCACAAGCCAGAGGTGCAGGCACTAGAGGAGAGAGGCCCCAGGCCTATGGCCTCCATTGTGAGGACCAGTCATGGTCTGAAGAGGAAGCCGGTCAA GCTGGCTCCTCAGGCCTTCTTGTCCCCTAGCCTCCCAGGACCTAGCCACCAAGCCCATCCTAGGGCTGAAGCTGAGGTGCCACAGGGGATGCCGCTGCAGAGGGAGGAGCGGGAGAGTAGCCAGAGTGAGCCCTCACCGTCTGCCAAACAGCACAAAAAAGCCAAGAAGCGCAAGAGTGTGGGAACCCCAGTGCTCCCTGTGGTGGCCAGCACAGTGTCTGCGCCCTCAGAGACCTTAGGACTGGAGC GAAAGGCCCAGCGCCTGCGGCCCCTGTACCAGTACATCAACTATTGCAACCCTGAGCTGAaccaggcaggggagggggacagggaggCCGAGGCTGAGGTGAAGCCTGAGTCGGAGCTGGCCCTCGTCCCCGAGGAGACAGGTGTGGAGCAACTGCAGGCCTTGCTGCCCACGGCAGGTGAGCTGGGCTCAGGCCTCACTTTGCCCTGCCCCAATATGTTCATGACCCCCACCTACACTCTGGTTCCCCTGGGAGAGGAAGCTGGCAAGGAGCCTGGGGGTTTGCCCAGCCTGGGGGTCAGCGGTTGCCTCAAGGCTGAGATGGACAAGTCAACTCAGGTGGACATCAACAAGATGCTAAGTGTCTGCGCTGCCCCACTTGTACCCCCACTCTCTCCTCAGTACAAGTGA
- the ENKD1 gene encoding enkurin domain-containing protein 1 isoform X1, translating to MHSPAGLGALLQKDDGGMCEGPSRISGPIPPDPTLCPDYYRRPASAQGRLEGNAMKLGLLTPDPDLDATPPRGPRIGPGAREILERGRRGVGGVLLQLGGISLGPGASPKRKDPKDHEKENLRRIREIQRRFREQEHSREQDQSRPLKALWRSPKYDKVESHVKAQLQEPGPASGTEPAHFLRAHSRCGPGFPPPRVPSPQLTPPGPNAKGPGPSVDFITHNARTAKRAPRRHSRSLQVLAQVLEQQRQAQEHYNATQKGHVPHYLLERRDLWRQEAEARQHSQPDPAMPPGHTCMPENQRLETLSNLLQSQSQLLRELVLLPAGADSLRAQSHRAELDRKLVQVEEAIKIFSCPKVFVKMDA from the exons ATGCATAGCCCGGCAGGCCTCGGTGCACTGTTGCAGAAGGACGACGGCGGCATGTGCGAGGGTCCGTCCCGCATCTCGGGGCCCATCCCCCCAGACCCTACGCTCTGTCCTGACTACTACCGGCGGCCGGCCTCGG CCCAAGGGCGCCTTGAGGGAAACGCAATGAAGTTGGGCCTGCTGACTCCGGACCCCGACCTAGACGCCACCCCTCCCCGCGGCCCCCGCATCGGTCCCGGAGCCCGAGAAATCCTGGAGCGTGGCCGGCGCGGCGTGGGTGGCGTGCTGCTGCAGCTCGGGGGTATCTCCCTAGGCCCAGGGGCCTCTCCCAAGA GGAAGGACCCTAAAGACCATGAGAAGGAGAACCTGAGGCGGATCAGGGAGATCCAGAGGCGCTTCCGTGAGCAGGAGCACAGCCGGGAGCAGGACCAGTCCAGGCCCCTGAAGGCTCTGTGGCGCTCACCCAAGTATGACAAAGTGGAGTCCCATGTCAAGGCCCAGCTGCAG GAGCCCGGCCCTGCCTCTGGGACAGAGCCTGCCCACTTCCTGCGGGCACATTCCCGTTGCGGCCCTGGGTTCCCACCACCCCGTGTCCCCAGTCCTCAGCTAACCCCACCAGGTCCCAATGCTAAG GGCCCAGGCCCAAGTGTGGACTTCATTACCCACAATGCTCGCACTGCCAAGAGGGCCCCCCGGCGGCATTCTCGCTCGCTGCAAGTCCTGGCACAGGTGCTGGAGCAGCAACGGCAGGCCCAGGAGCACTACAACGCCACACAGAAGGGTCACGTGCCCCATTA CTTGTTGGAGCGCAGGGATCTGTGGCGGCAGGAGGCTGAGGCCCGTCAGCACAGCCAGCCGGACCCGGCCATGCCCCCTGGCCACACTTGCATGCCTGAGAACCAGCGGCTGGAGACACTGAGCAATCTGCTCCAGA GCCAGAGCCAGCTGCTGCGTGAGCTGGTGCTGCTGCCTGCTGGGGCAGATTCACTGAGAGCCCAGAGCCATCGTGCTGAGCTGGACCGGAAGCTGGTGCAGGTAGAGGAGGCCATCAAGATCTTTTCCTGCCCCAAGGTCTTTGTGAAGATGGATGCCTGA
- the ENKD1 gene encoding enkurin domain-containing protein 1 isoform X2 produces the protein MCEGPSRISGPIPPDPTLCPDYYRRPASAQGRLEGNAMKLGLLTPDPDLDATPPRGPRIGPGAREILERGRRGVGGVLLQLGGISLGPGASPKRKDPKDHEKENLRRIREIQRRFREQEHSREQDQSRPLKALWRSPKYDKVESHVKAQLQEPGPASGTEPAHFLRAHSRCGPGFPPPRVPSPQLTPPGPNAKGPGPSVDFITHNARTAKRAPRRHSRSLQVLAQVLEQQRQAQEHYNATQKGHVPHYLLERRDLWRQEAEARQHSQPDPAMPPGHTCMPENQRLETLSNLLQSQSQLLRELVLLPAGADSLRAQSHRAELDRKLVQVEEAIKIFSCPKVFVKMDA, from the exons ATGTGCGAGGGTCCGTCCCGCATCTCGGGGCCCATCCCCCCAGACCCTACGCTCTGTCCTGACTACTACCGGCGGCCGGCCTCGG CCCAAGGGCGCCTTGAGGGAAACGCAATGAAGTTGGGCCTGCTGACTCCGGACCCCGACCTAGACGCCACCCCTCCCCGCGGCCCCCGCATCGGTCCCGGAGCCCGAGAAATCCTGGAGCGTGGCCGGCGCGGCGTGGGTGGCGTGCTGCTGCAGCTCGGGGGTATCTCCCTAGGCCCAGGGGCCTCTCCCAAGA GGAAGGACCCTAAAGACCATGAGAAGGAGAACCTGAGGCGGATCAGGGAGATCCAGAGGCGCTTCCGTGAGCAGGAGCACAGCCGGGAGCAGGACCAGTCCAGGCCCCTGAAGGCTCTGTGGCGCTCACCCAAGTATGACAAAGTGGAGTCCCATGTCAAGGCCCAGCTGCAG GAGCCCGGCCCTGCCTCTGGGACAGAGCCTGCCCACTTCCTGCGGGCACATTCCCGTTGCGGCCCTGGGTTCCCACCACCCCGTGTCCCCAGTCCTCAGCTAACCCCACCAGGTCCCAATGCTAAG GGCCCAGGCCCAAGTGTGGACTTCATTACCCACAATGCTCGCACTGCCAAGAGGGCCCCCCGGCGGCATTCTCGCTCGCTGCAAGTCCTGGCACAGGTGCTGGAGCAGCAACGGCAGGCCCAGGAGCACTACAACGCCACACAGAAGGGTCACGTGCCCCATTA CTTGTTGGAGCGCAGGGATCTGTGGCGGCAGGAGGCTGAGGCCCGTCAGCACAGCCAGCCGGACCCGGCCATGCCCCCTGGCCACACTTGCATGCCTGAGAACCAGCGGCTGGAGACACTGAGCAATCTGCTCCAGA GCCAGAGCCAGCTGCTGCGTGAGCTGGTGCTGCTGCCTGCTGGGGCAGATTCACTGAGAGCCCAGAGCCATCGTGCTGAGCTGGACCGGAAGCTGGTGCAGGTAGAGGAGGCCATCAAGATCTTTTCCTGCCCCAAGGTCTTTGTGAAGATGGATGCCTGA
- the ENKD1 gene encoding enkurin domain-containing protein 1 isoform X3, giving the protein MKLGLLTPDPDLDATPPRGPRIGPGAREILERGRRGVGGVLLQLGGISLGPGASPKRKDPKDHEKENLRRIREIQRRFREQEHSREQDQSRPLKALWRSPKYDKVESHVKAQLQEPGPASGTEPAHFLRAHSRCGPGFPPPRVPSPQLTPPGPNAKGPGPSVDFITHNARTAKRAPRRHSRSLQVLAQVLEQQRQAQEHYNATQKGHVPHYLLERRDLWRQEAEARQHSQPDPAMPPGHTCMPENQRLETLSNLLQSQSQLLRELVLLPAGADSLRAQSHRAELDRKLVQVEEAIKIFSCPKVFVKMDA; this is encoded by the exons ATGAAGTTGGGCCTGCTGACTCCGGACCCCGACCTAGACGCCACCCCTCCCCGCGGCCCCCGCATCGGTCCCGGAGCCCGAGAAATCCTGGAGCGTGGCCGGCGCGGCGTGGGTGGCGTGCTGCTGCAGCTCGGGGGTATCTCCCTAGGCCCAGGGGCCTCTCCCAAGA GGAAGGACCCTAAAGACCATGAGAAGGAGAACCTGAGGCGGATCAGGGAGATCCAGAGGCGCTTCCGTGAGCAGGAGCACAGCCGGGAGCAGGACCAGTCCAGGCCCCTGAAGGCTCTGTGGCGCTCACCCAAGTATGACAAAGTGGAGTCCCATGTCAAGGCCCAGCTGCAG GAGCCCGGCCCTGCCTCTGGGACAGAGCCTGCCCACTTCCTGCGGGCACATTCCCGTTGCGGCCCTGGGTTCCCACCACCCCGTGTCCCCAGTCCTCAGCTAACCCCACCAGGTCCCAATGCTAAG GGCCCAGGCCCAAGTGTGGACTTCATTACCCACAATGCTCGCACTGCCAAGAGGGCCCCCCGGCGGCATTCTCGCTCGCTGCAAGTCCTGGCACAGGTGCTGGAGCAGCAACGGCAGGCCCAGGAGCACTACAACGCCACACAGAAGGGTCACGTGCCCCATTA CTTGTTGGAGCGCAGGGATCTGTGGCGGCAGGAGGCTGAGGCCCGTCAGCACAGCCAGCCGGACCCGGCCATGCCCCCTGGCCACACTTGCATGCCTGAGAACCAGCGGCTGGAGACACTGAGCAATCTGCTCCAGA GCCAGAGCCAGCTGCTGCGTGAGCTGGTGCTGCTGCCTGCTGGGGCAGATTCACTGAGAGCCCAGAGCCATCGTGCTGAGCTGGACCGGAAGCTGGTGCAGGTAGAGGAGGCCATCAAGATCTTTTCCTGCCCCAAGGTCTTTGTGAAGATGGATGCCTGA
- the PARD6A gene encoding partitioning defective 6 homolog alpha isoform X1, with product MARPQRTPARSPDSIVEVKSKFDAEFRRFALPRASVSGFQEFSRLLRAVHQIPGLDVLLGYTDAHGNLLPLTNDDSLHRALASGPPPLRLLVQKRAEADSSGLAFASNSLQRRKKGLLLRPVAPLRTRPPLLISLPQDFRQVSSVIDVDLLPETHRRVRLHKHGSDRPLGFYIRDGMSVRVAPQGLERVPGIFISRLVRGGLAESTGLLAVSDEILEVNGIEVAGKTLDQVTDMMVANSHNLIVTVKPANQRNNVVRGASGRLTGPPSAGPGPAEPDSDDDSSDLIIENREPPCSNGLSQGPPCWDLRPSRLLPDARSSLPSLDDQEQASSGWGSSIQGDGSGFSL from the exons ATGGCCAGGCCGCAGAGGACTCCGGCACGCAGTCCCGACAGCATCGTCGAGGTGAAGAGCAAA TTTGATGCCGAGTTCCGACGCTTCGCGCTGCCCCGCGCTTCGGTGAGCGGCTTCCAAGAGTTCTCTCGGTTGCTGCGTGCGGTACACCAGATCCCGGGCCTGGACGTGCTGCTTGGCTATACGGATGCTCACGGCAACCTACTGCCCCTCACCAACGACGACAGCCTGCACCGGGCCCTGGCCAGTGGGCCCCCGCCGCTGCGCCTGCTAGTGCAGAAGCGGG CAGAAGCTGATTCCAGTGGCCTGGCCTTTGCCTCCAACTCTCTGCAGCGGCGCAAGAAAGGGCTCCTACTTCGGCCAGTGGCACCCCTGCGCACGCGGCCACCCCTGCTAATCAGCCTGCCACAAGATTTCCGCCAGGTTTCTTCAGTCATAGATGTGGACCTACTGCCTGAGACCCACCGACGGGTGCGGCTGCATAAGCATGGTTCCGACCGCCCCCTGGGTTTCTACATCCGAGATGGCATGAGTGTGCGCGTAGCTCCCCAGGGCCTGGAACGGGTTCCAGGCATCTTCATCTCCCGCCTGGTACGAGGGGGCCTGGCTGAGAGTACAGGGCTGCTGGCAGTCAGTGATGAGATCCTCGAGGTCAATGGCATTGAGGTAGCTGGGAAGACCTTGGACCAAGTGACGGACATGATGGTCGCGAACAGCCACAACCTCATTGTCACTGTCAAGCCAGCTAATCAGCGCAATAATGTGGTGCGTGGGGCATCTGGGCGTCTGACAGGGCCTCCTtctgctgggcctgggcctgctGAGCCTGATAGCGACGATGACAGCAGTGATCTGATCATTGAGAACCGCGAGCCTCCCTGTTCCAATGGGCTGTCTCAGGGGCCTCCATGCTGGGACCTGCGCCCAAGCCGCCTACTTCCTGATGCCCGCAGCTCTCTGCCCTCCCTGGATGATCAGGAGCAGGCCAGCTCTGGCTGGGGGAGTAGCATTCAAGGAGATGGTAGTGGCTTCAGCCTCTGA
- the PARD6A gene encoding partitioning defective 6 homolog alpha isoform X2: MARPQRTPARSPDSIVEVKSKFDAEFRRFALPRASVSGFQEFSRLLRAVHQIPGLDVLLGYTDAHGNLLPLTNDDSLHRALASGPPPLRLLVQKREADSSGLAFASNSLQRRKKGLLLRPVAPLRTRPPLLISLPQDFRQVSSVIDVDLLPETHRRVRLHKHGSDRPLGFYIRDGMSVRVAPQGLERVPGIFISRLVRGGLAESTGLLAVSDEILEVNGIEVAGKTLDQVTDMMVANSHNLIVTVKPANQRNNVVRGASGRLTGPPSAGPGPAEPDSDDDSSDLIIENREPPCSNGLSQGPPCWDLRPSRLLPDARSSLPSLDDQEQASSGWGSSIQGDGSGFSL; this comes from the exons ATGGCCAGGCCGCAGAGGACTCCGGCACGCAGTCCCGACAGCATCGTCGAGGTGAAGAGCAAA TTTGATGCCGAGTTCCGACGCTTCGCGCTGCCCCGCGCTTCGGTGAGCGGCTTCCAAGAGTTCTCTCGGTTGCTGCGTGCGGTACACCAGATCCCGGGCCTGGACGTGCTGCTTGGCTATACGGATGCTCACGGCAACCTACTGCCCCTCACCAACGACGACAGCCTGCACCGGGCCCTGGCCAGTGGGCCCCCGCCGCTGCGCCTGCTAGTGCAGAAGCGGG AAGCTGATTCCAGTGGCCTGGCCTTTGCCTCCAACTCTCTGCAGCGGCGCAAGAAAGGGCTCCTACTTCGGCCAGTGGCACCCCTGCGCACGCGGCCACCCCTGCTAATCAGCCTGCCACAAGATTTCCGCCAGGTTTCTTCAGTCATAGATGTGGACCTACTGCCTGAGACCCACCGACGGGTGCGGCTGCATAAGCATGGTTCCGACCGCCCCCTGGGTTTCTACATCCGAGATGGCATGAGTGTGCGCGTAGCTCCCCAGGGCCTGGAACGGGTTCCAGGCATCTTCATCTCCCGCCTGGTACGAGGGGGCCTGGCTGAGAGTACAGGGCTGCTGGCAGTCAGTGATGAGATCCTCGAGGTCAATGGCATTGAGGTAGCTGGGAAGACCTTGGACCAAGTGACGGACATGATGGTCGCGAACAGCCACAACCTCATTGTCACTGTCAAGCCAGCTAATCAGCGCAATAATGTGGTGCGTGGGGCATCTGGGCGTCTGACAGGGCCTCCTtctgctgggcctgggcctgctGAGCCTGATAGCGACGATGACAGCAGTGATCTGATCATTGAGAACCGCGAGCCTCCCTGTTCCAATGGGCTGTCTCAGGGGCCTCCATGCTGGGACCTGCGCCCAAGCCGCCTACTTCCTGATGCCCGCAGCTCTCTGCCCTCCCTGGATGATCAGGAGCAGGCCAGCTCTGGCTGGGGGAGTAGCATTCAAGGAGATGGTAGTGGCTTCAGCCTCTGA